A window of the Palaeococcus ferrophilus DSM 13482 genome harbors these coding sequences:
- a CDS encoding ribose-phosphate diphosphokinase, which yields MKFVVGSGAYHMREEFAGRVELLEAEIKSFPDGERYVRVPGEGKEVTVVQSTFRPQNEHLIELLLLGDALRERGFERLRAVVPYLAYSRQDRVTKEGEPVSVRAVMRAIGLYYDELYVFDLHNPETLRYFPGKAVNLSPAKAIADYFREKLGDGLVLAPDRGALGRAEAVARELGLEFSHFEKKRVSPTEVQMWPVDVDVDGKNVLIVDDIISTGGTMVRAANLLREMGAEKIFVAATHGVFAEGAIERVSGAVDELAVTNSIPTPVSRISLVNEIISL from the coding sequence ATGAAGTTCGTTGTAGGTAGCGGTGCTTATCATATGCGTGAGGAATTCGCCGGGAGGGTCGAGCTCCTGGAGGCGGAGATAAAGAGCTTTCCGGACGGGGAGCGCTACGTCCGCGTTCCGGGGGAGGGGAAGGAAGTTACCGTCGTCCAGTCCACGTTCAGACCCCAGAACGAGCACCTCATAGAGCTCCTCCTTCTTGGTGACGCCCTCAGGGAGAGGGGCTTTGAGAGGCTCAGGGCGGTGGTGCCTTACCTTGCTTACTCGCGCCAGGACAGGGTCACGAAGGAGGGCGAGCCGGTAAGCGTGAGGGCCGTGATGAGGGCAATAGGACTCTACTACGATGAGCTCTACGTCTTCGACCTCCACAACCCCGAGACCCTCAGGTACTTCCCTGGAAAGGCGGTGAACCTCTCACCGGCTAAGGCCATAGCGGACTACTTCCGCGAGAAGCTCGGCGATGGACTTGTTCTTGCCCCCGACAGGGGCGCCCTTGGAAGGGCTGAGGCCGTTGCCCGCGAGCTTGGCCTTGAGTTTAGCCACTTTGAGAAGAAGCGCGTTTCCCCGACGGAGGTTCAGATGTGGCCCGTGGACGTTGACGTTGACGGAAAGAACGTCCTCATAGTGGACGACATAATAAGCACGGGAGGAACAATGGTGAGGGCCGCGAACCTGCTGAGGGAGATGGGGGCGGAGAAGATTTTCGTGGCCGCTACCCACGGTGTCTTCGCCGAGGGGGCCATAGAGCGCGTGAGCGGTGCAGTGGACGAACTCGCCGTCACGAACTCAATCCCGACCCCCGTTTCAAGGATAAGCCTCGTGAATGAGATAATCTCCCTTTAG
- a CDS encoding PH1570 family protein: protein MLCEEKLEVFENGFEDGRFHVRIEYYGSDARKVLLAAIFDLYRADYGTEYVYPFECAKEFWGIYMDASEVEGEELPLRGTKFVNRSLLNRLEGALEDIEAPPEVREHVKKALEGSEIYKLKDGLIAFGRDFVLDEGRGRLFLFNKPSVRELITPYLRKW from the coding sequence ATGCTCTGCGAGGAGAAGCTTGAGGTGTTTGAGAACGGCTTTGAGGACGGGAGGTTTCACGTCAGGATTGAGTACTACGGGAGCGACGCAAGGAAGGTTCTCCTCGCGGCAATCTTCGACCTCTACAGGGCCGACTACGGAACGGAATATGTTTACCCCTTCGAGTGCGCCAAGGAGTTCTGGGGAATATACATGGACGCCTCCGAGGTGGAGGGGGAGGAGCTTCCCCTCAGGGGCACGAAGTTCGTGAACCGCTCCCTCCTCAACAGGCTTGAGGGTGCCCTGGAGGACATAGAGGCCCCTCCGGAGGTTAGAGAGCACGTCAAAAAGGCCCTCGAGGGGAGCGAGATATACAAGCTCAAGGACGGGCTCATAGCCTTCGGCAGGGACTTCGTACTCGACGAGGGGAGGGGGAGACTCTTCCTCTTCAACAAGCCCTCCGTTAGGGAACTCATAACTCCCTATCTCCGGAAGTGGTAG
- the prf1 gene encoding peptide chain release factor aRF-1: protein MSHTSTEMYELKKKVEELKKIRGRATELVSLYVPAGYDLNKVMQQLREEYGTAQNIKSKSTRKNVLGALERAMQHLKLYKQTPENGLALFVGNVSEQEGVSDIRVFAIIPPEPVNVRLYRCDQTFVTEPLEEMLRVKDAYGLITVEKNDATIGILRGKKIELVDDLHSTVPGKTRAGGQSARRYERIREQETHEFMKRIGEHANEAFLPLLEKGELKGIIIGGPGPTKEDFLEGDYLHHELKKKILGVVDISYSGEYGLRELVEKASDILKEHEAVKERKLIQDFFRHLAKDTGMITYGEKEIRHALMLGAVDTLLISEGYDLIRAKVHCNACGWEELKTIHESDFDAFRKSYQACPKCGSQNLSFEKWEVAEELIKMAEESGANVEIISLDTEEGQQFYKAFGGLGAFLRYKLH, encoded by the coding sequence ATGTCTCATACCTCAACTGAGATGTATGAACTTAAAAAGAAGGTTGAAGAGCTCAAGAAGATTCGGGGCCGAGCGACGGAACTGGTGAGCCTCTACGTTCCAGCCGGCTACGACCTGAACAAGGTTATGCAGCAGCTCCGCGAGGAATACGGAACGGCGCAGAACATCAAAAGCAAGTCAACGCGAAAGAACGTTCTCGGGGCATTGGAGAGGGCAATGCAGCACCTCAAGCTCTACAAGCAGACCCCTGAGAACGGTCTGGCACTTTTCGTCGGCAACGTGAGCGAGCAGGAGGGAGTGAGCGACATACGCGTTTTCGCCATAATCCCCCCCGAACCCGTCAACGTGAGGCTCTACCGATGTGACCAGACCTTCGTTACGGAGCCCCTCGAGGAGATGCTACGAGTTAAGGACGCCTACGGTCTCATAACCGTCGAGAAGAACGACGCGACCATAGGCATCCTCCGGGGCAAGAAGATAGAGCTCGTGGATGATCTGCACTCAACGGTTCCCGGAAAGACGAGGGCCGGTGGTCAGTCTGCGAGGCGTTACGAGCGCATCCGTGAGCAGGAGACCCACGAGTTCATGAAGCGCATAGGGGAGCACGCCAACGAGGCCTTTCTGCCGCTCCTCGAGAAGGGAGAGCTCAAGGGAATAATCATCGGCGGGCCCGGTCCCACCAAGGAGGACTTCCTTGAGGGCGACTACCTCCACCACGAGCTCAAGAAGAAGATACTCGGGGTCGTGGACATAAGCTACAGCGGCGAGTACGGGCTGAGGGAGCTCGTTGAGAAGGCCAGTGACATCCTCAAGGAGCATGAAGCCGTTAAGGAGAGGAAGCTCATTCAGGATTTCTTCAGGCACCTCGCCAAGGACACGGGGATGATAACCTACGGTGAGAAGGAGATAAGGCACGCCCTCATGCTCGGGGCCGTTGACACTCTCCTCATAAGCGAGGGATACGACCTGATAAGGGCGAAAGTGCACTGCAACGCCTGCGGCTGGGAGGAGCTCAAGACGATACACGAGAGCGACTTCGATGCCTTCAGGAAGAGCTATCAGGCATGCCCCAAGTGCGGCAGCCAGAACCTGAGCTTCGAGAAGTGGGAGGTTGCAGAAGAGCTCATAAAGATGGCCGAGGAGAGCGGTGCCAACGTGGAGATAATATCCCTTGATACGGAGGAGGGACAGCAGTTCTACAAGGCCTTCGGAGGGCTTGGAGCCTTCCTGAGGTACAAGCTCCATTAA
- a CDS encoding DUF4139 domain-containing protein translates to MERKRVFAGLALVLVVIAALAFQGGKASQPSGSVVLYDSARIAVVEKNLTLELKSGLNEVPLEEVEGLDIAEVTLIPPEGVEVLGLVSRGDKKDAFEASVGQRVELKLKNGDVIAGTLMGYSDGKLVIEGESYYLVDPSEIAYLKVPSAGSDGRKSYAVVRAKEDGTYTFRIIYRVENIGWSSRYKLYLSDDAILQGYVVIDNPTNKSFEDVDVLLVSGDVTFYRSPRYYLDMAVKSAGMPEAAPVEPQKLEAFYLYSLGTADINAFERKLIPYVSVRAPVDRSYLYESYTYSGSGDVYEVVSLKTDRVLPAGIVEIYRENEGKALLIGEQWIDHTPKGDTLRLRLGRDVDLKGTTKVLDERHYDRGAYYKVEVTVENFGSESRDVVVRHYKGRGKLLESSVSPSEETASYVEFILTVGPGEKRSVTFDYEVSY, encoded by the coding sequence ATGGAGAGAAAGAGGGTTTTCGCGGGCCTCGCGCTCGTGCTCGTGGTTATAGCGGCACTGGCATTTCAGGGAGGAAAAGCCTCCCAGCCCTCTGGAAGCGTCGTGCTCTACGATTCAGCCAGGATAGCCGTCGTGGAGAAGAACCTCACGCTCGAGCTGAAGTCGGGCCTCAACGAGGTTCCTCTCGAGGAGGTAGAGGGTCTGGATATCGCGGAGGTAACGCTTATACCCCCGGAAGGGGTCGAGGTTCTCGGGCTCGTGAGCAGGGGAGACAAAAAGGATGCCTTTGAAGCCAGCGTTGGCCAGAGGGTGGAACTCAAGCTGAAGAACGGGGATGTTATAGCGGGCACCCTCATGGGCTACTCGGACGGAAAGCTCGTCATAGAGGGCGAAAGCTACTACCTCGTTGACCCCTCTGAGATAGCATACCTCAAGGTGCCCTCCGCCGGTTCGGACGGGAGAAAGAGCTACGCGGTGGTGAGGGCGAAGGAGGACGGCACCTACACCTTCCGCATTATATACCGCGTCGAGAACATCGGCTGGAGCTCACGCTACAAGCTCTACCTGAGCGATGATGCAATCCTCCAGGGCTACGTTGTGATAGACAACCCCACGAACAAGAGCTTCGAGGATGTGGATGTGCTCCTCGTCTCGGGGGATGTGACCTTCTACAGATCACCCAGATATTACCTCGATATGGCTGTAAAAAGCGCTGGAATGCCCGAGGCTGCCCCTGTGGAGCCCCAGAAGCTTGAGGCTTTCTACCTCTACTCCCTCGGAACGGCGGACATCAACGCCTTCGAGCGGAAGCTCATACCCTACGTCTCCGTGAGGGCACCTGTGGATAGGAGCTATCTCTACGAGAGCTACACGTACTCCGGAAGCGGGGACGTCTACGAGGTCGTCTCCCTCAAGACGGACAGGGTTCTCCCTGCCGGAATCGTGGAGATCTACCGCGAAAACGAGGGTAAAGCTCTCCTCATAGGCGAGCAGTGGATAGATCACACCCCCAAGGGCGACACCCTGAGACTCAGGCTCGGGCGCGACGTTGACCTAAAGGGCACGACGAAGGTGCTCGATGAGAGGCACTACGACAGGGGGGCCTACTACAAGGTGGAGGTCACCGTGGAAAACTTTGGAAGCGAGAGCAGGGATGTCGTTGTAAGGCACTACAAGGGGCGCGGAAAGCTTCTTGAGTCGAGCGTAAGTCCAAGCGAAGAGACCGCTAGCTATGTGGAGTTCATCCTCACGGTGGGGCCGGGGGAGAAGAGGAGCGTCACCTTCGACTACGAGGTGAGCTACTGA
- the sppA gene encoding signal peptide peptidase SppA — MDKSEVWKYLTFILTLLLALSVVSSTLLYMQNGELQRAMLNQTRNATFEVQIPNVTVVTNNTELELKIEELRKQIEYLQEQLREKRAEKANATIVVLPVVGPIDEYTAMDMVAKIREIERNESVGGVILWVESPGGYVGPVRLIYAELKKLSYRIPIVAYTSSMADSGGYYISCAADKIVADPLADVGSIGVLYVHYDLEQNYAQNGIKVNVFKTGPYKDMGAEWRDLTPDERKIITDMINTYYNEFLSVVSEGRNLDMNTTKEYATGRSWFARDVEGVLVDETGDFEDAVRALEELMNVSSARVIFYDSEKVDFGIYQSSSLMLDPRYLDAYLRR; from the coding sequence GTGGATAAGTCGGAGGTATGGAAGTATCTCACATTTATTCTCACCCTTCTCCTCGCGCTCTCCGTGGTTTCAAGCACGCTTCTCTACATGCAGAACGGGGAACTCCAGAGGGCGATGCTGAACCAGACCAGGAATGCGACCTTCGAGGTGCAGATTCCCAACGTTACCGTGGTTACCAACAACACGGAGCTGGAGCTTAAAATCGAGGAGCTCAGGAAGCAAATCGAATACCTTCAGGAGCAGTTAAGGGAGAAAAGGGCGGAGAAGGCCAACGCGACGATAGTGGTTCTCCCCGTAGTGGGCCCTATTGATGAGTACACGGCCATGGACATGGTGGCGAAGATAAGGGAGATAGAGCGGAACGAGAGCGTTGGAGGCGTTATCCTCTGGGTTGAGAGCCCGGGAGGCTACGTCGGGCCCGTCCGCCTCATTTACGCCGAGCTCAAGAAGCTCTCCTACAGAATCCCCATAGTGGCCTACACCTCCTCCATGGCCGATTCGGGGGGTTATTACATCTCCTGTGCCGCTGACAAGATAGTGGCGGACCCCCTGGCTGATGTGGGGAGTATAGGGGTCCTCTACGTCCACTACGACCTCGAGCAGAACTACGCCCAGAACGGCATTAAGGTGAACGTCTTCAAAACCGGGCCCTACAAGGACATGGGAGCGGAGTGGAGGGACCTGACGCCTGATGAGAGGAAGATCATAACGGACATGATAAACACCTACTACAACGAGTTCCTCTCCGTGGTGAGCGAGGGCAGAAACCTCGACATGAACACCACGAAGGAGTACGCAACGGGTAGGAGCTGGTTCGCCAGGGACGTTGAGGGAGTCCTCGTTGATGAGACCGGAGATTTTGAGGATGCCGTTAGAGCTCTCGAGGAGCTGATGAACGTTTCGAGCGCGAGGGTTATCTTCTACGATTCGGAAAAGGTGGACTTCGGGATATACCAGAGCTCCTCCCTCATGCTCGACCCGCGCTACCTCGATGCCTACCTGAGGAGGTGA
- a CDS encoding energy-coupling factor ABC transporter ATP-binding protein — protein sequence MAKVEDVSFRYAGARDYALKDVSLEVREGEFLGILGASGSGKSTLCLLFNGIIPHSIGGEFEGNVYVKGKNTREASVAELSTIVGLVLQNPDAQLFNMTVEEEVAFALENFGLDREEMRKRISWALKLAGLEGLEKEFPPNLSGGQKQRLAIASVIAMKPEMLVLDEPTSQLDPLGREQVLSLVTLLNKEKGLTVVMVEHNTDYLLNFADRVVVVDKGEIILEGRPREVFEEVELLERLGVKLPASVKIGSTLKEWRLSKKAALNEKELLALLNELMG from the coding sequence ATGGCGAAGGTTGAAGACGTCAGCTTCAGGTACGCTGGGGCCAGGGATTACGCCCTCAAAGATGTCTCCCTTGAGGTCAGGGAGGGCGAGTTTCTGGGAATCCTCGGGGCGAGCGGGAGCGGCAAATCAACGCTGTGCCTCCTCTTCAACGGCATAATCCCCCACTCCATAGGAGGCGAGTTCGAGGGCAACGTCTACGTTAAGGGGAAGAATACGAGGGAGGCGAGCGTGGCGGAGCTCTCCACGATTGTCGGTCTCGTCCTCCAGAACCCCGATGCGCAGCTCTTCAACATGACGGTGGAGGAGGAGGTGGCCTTCGCTCTCGAGAACTTCGGTCTGGACAGGGAGGAGATGAGGAAGCGCATATCGTGGGCCCTCAAACTGGCGGGCCTCGAGGGACTTGAAAAGGAGTTTCCCCCCAACCTCAGCGGCGGTCAGAAACAGCGGCTCGCCATAGCGAGCGTCATAGCAATGAAACCGGAGATGCTCGTTCTCGATGAGCCGACGTCTCAACTCGACCCACTCGGCAGGGAGCAGGTTCTCAGCCTCGTAACGCTCCTCAACAAGGAGAAGGGGCTCACCGTCGTCATGGTGGAGCACAACACCGATTACCTCCTGAACTTCGCGGACAGGGTGGTTGTGGTTGATAAAGGCGAGATTATCCTTGAGGGAAGGCCGAGGGAGGTGTTTGAGGAGGTGGAGCTCCTCGAGAGGCTCGGGGTGAAGCTGCCCGCGAGCGTGAAGATAGGGAGCACCCTTAAGGAGTGGAGGCTTTCCAAGAAGGCCGCGCTTAACGAGAAGGAACTCCTGGCCCTCCTCAACGAGCTGATGGGATAA
- a CDS encoding AI-2E family transporter: protein MEGERLVWIALSVFILFLVWKTVEPFLTPIIFGLAVAYIVLPVHHRLALKTGERESAILITALMGVISILLLMGVVLWLRGTLNYIYTYIVYAMDFINRPDLPGPVQSVVATLGENLPARIQSSLLNYSLSVPLFVLQIIVFLGVFFVSLQNARFLYLELNRLIPAENRELGEALIKRAESTLSALLRTWFLLSTLKGIFLVAGFMLFGIGDTAAAIAAGVLCVILELLPVIGGWVLWLAGAIYLYHSTGLASALLFALYGAVFISPIPDVTIRPRLVGEGARINGVVALIGIFGGLIAFGFKGLIIGPVSLALLQTLMEEWKEREREALPVAE, encoded by the coding sequence ATGGAGGGTGAGAGACTCGTCTGGATAGCCCTCTCCGTTTTTATACTCTTTTTGGTGTGGAAAACCGTCGAACCATTCCTCACTCCCATCATCTTCGGGCTGGCCGTGGCCTACATAGTGCTCCCCGTCCACCACAGGCTCGCCCTTAAGACTGGCGAGAGGGAGTCCGCGATATTAATAACCGCCTTGATGGGTGTTATCTCGATTCTCCTGCTCATGGGTGTTGTGCTCTGGCTGAGGGGCACGCTCAACTACATCTACACTTACATCGTTTACGCCATGGACTTCATCAACCGCCCCGACCTTCCGGGTCCGGTTCAGAGCGTTGTGGCTACCCTGGGGGAGAACCTCCCCGCGAGAATTCAAAGCTCCCTCCTCAACTACTCCCTCTCCGTTCCACTCTTCGTTCTCCAGATTATAGTGTTTCTCGGGGTTTTCTTCGTCTCACTCCAGAACGCCCGCTTCCTCTACCTCGAGCTCAATCGCCTCATCCCTGCGGAGAACAGGGAGCTTGGAGAAGCGCTCATAAAGAGGGCCGAATCAACGTTGAGCGCCCTTCTAAGGACATGGTTTCTCCTGAGCACGCTTAAGGGGATATTCCTCGTAGCGGGGTTCATGCTCTTTGGGATAGGTGACACCGCGGCCGCGATAGCCGCTGGAGTGCTCTGCGTGATACTCGAGCTGCTCCCGGTCATAGGTGGGTGGGTGCTCTGGCTGGCGGGTGCGATCTACCTATATCACAGCACTGGCCTCGCCAGCGCGCTCCTCTTCGCGCTCTACGGTGCGGTCTTCATATCTCCGATCCCTGACGTAACCATAAGGCCCCGCCTGGTGGGTGAGGGCGCTAGAATAAACGGCGTGGTGGCCCTCATAGGGATATTCGGGGGTCTCATAGCCTTTGGCTTCAAGGGGTTGATAATAGGGCCCGTGAGCCTCGCGCTCCTCCAGACGCTCATGGAGGAATGGAAGGAGAGGGAAAGGGAGGCACTTCCGGTGGCAGAGTAG
- the taw2 gene encoding tRNA(Phe) (4-demethylwyosine(37)-C(7)) aminocarboxypropyltransferase Taw2 yields MKSTRVIKPRIREILSRELPPELIEKLPKHWVRIGDVLILPLRPELDPYKHRVAEVYAEVLEVKSVLRKGRIGGEFRETNYELLYGNDTVTVHVENGIKYKLDVAKVMFSPANVKERVRMARVAKPGELVVDMFAGIGHLSLPMAVHGKAKVIAIEKSPYTFRFLVENIELNKVQDRMTAYNMDNRDFPGENIADRVLMGYVVRTAEFIPKALSIAKDGAVIHYHNTVPERLRPGEPFETFRRIAREHGYEAEKLNELVIKRYAPGVWHIVVDIRLFK; encoded by the coding sequence ATGAAGAGCACCAGGGTCATAAAGCCGCGCATAAGGGAAATTCTCTCCCGCGAGCTCCCGCCGGAGCTGATTGAGAAGCTCCCGAAGCACTGGGTCCGGATAGGGGACGTTCTGATTCTACCGCTCCGGCCGGAGCTTGACCCCTACAAGCACCGCGTTGCGGAGGTCTACGCGGAGGTGCTTGAGGTCAAGTCCGTTCTCAGAAAGGGCCGCATTGGAGGTGAGTTCCGCGAGACCAACTACGAGCTCCTCTACGGAAACGACACGGTGACGGTTCACGTCGAGAACGGTATAAAGTACAAGCTCGACGTGGCTAAGGTCATGTTCTCCCCGGCCAACGTCAAGGAGCGCGTGAGAATGGCCAGGGTGGCAAAGCCGGGGGAGCTGGTAGTTGACATGTTCGCGGGGATAGGCCACCTCAGCCTCCCCATGGCCGTCCACGGAAAAGCGAAAGTAATAGCGATAGAGAAGAGCCCGTATACATTTAGATTTCTTGTGGAGAACATCGAGCTCAATAAAGTGCAGGACAGGATGACGGCCTACAACATGGACAACCGCGACTTTCCGGGTGAGAACATCGCAGACAGGGTTCTTATGGGATATGTAGTCAGAACGGCCGAGTTCATTCCCAAGGCCCTCAGCATAGCGAAGGACGGGGCGGTTATCCACTACCACAACACCGTTCCCGAGCGTTTAAGGCCAGGGGAGCCCTTCGAGACATTCCGGAGGATAGCGAGGGAGCACGGCTACGAGGCGGAGAAGCTCAACGAGCTGGTCATCAAGCGCTACGCCCCCGGTGTCTGGCACATCGTGGTGGATATACGGCTCTTCAAGTGA
- a CDS encoding AIR synthase family protein, whose protein sequence is MLPGKVPPEKLREIVFNHLGVEDERVLIGPSVGIDAAAIDFGGRVLIATSDPITGAEKGIGYYAVNVNANDVATMGARPRWFLVTILLPETAGEALLREIMDDIHRSAREIGVAVIGGHTEVTVGLERPIVLGTMLGEVEKGRLVHAGNAKPGDAVILTKGLAIEGTAIIAAEREEELRAAYGDDFVERAKSFLRKISVVKDAMVAMEVGVNAMHDPTEGGVANGLHEMAEASNLGFRVYGERFPIAEETRVICEHFNLDPLALISSGALLIAAPPERAKKVVDALRAEGITAEVIGEFLEEKKRVIVVDGEERPLPQPKTDELWKVV, encoded by the coding sequence ATGCTGCCTGGAAAGGTTCCGCCGGAGAAGCTCAGGGAGATAGTTTTCAACCACCTTGGAGTGGAGGACGAGAGGGTTTTGATAGGGCCGAGCGTTGGGATTGACGCCGCCGCCATAGATTTCGGGGGGAGGGTTTTGATAGCGACGAGCGACCCGATAACGGGTGCCGAAAAGGGCATAGGTTACTACGCGGTGAACGTCAACGCCAACGACGTGGCGACGATGGGAGCCCGACCGAGGTGGTTTCTCGTGACGATTCTCCTGCCCGAGACCGCCGGCGAGGCGCTTTTGAGGGAGATAATGGACGACATACACCGGAGCGCGAGGGAGATTGGCGTGGCCGTGATAGGTGGCCACACGGAGGTAACCGTCGGACTCGAGAGGCCCATCGTCCTTGGAACGATGCTCGGGGAGGTGGAGAAGGGTAGGCTCGTTCACGCCGGAAACGCAAAGCCCGGGGATGCCGTAATACTCACGAAGGGCCTCGCGATAGAGGGGACGGCTATAATAGCCGCCGAGAGGGAGGAAGAGCTCAGGGCGGCATACGGGGACGACTTCGTCGAGAGGGCAAAGTCATTCCTGCGAAAAATAAGCGTCGTGAAGGATGCGATGGTGGCGATGGAGGTTGGTGTTAACGCGATGCACGACCCCACGGAGGGAGGAGTGGCCAACGGCCTCCATGAGATGGCAGAGGCTTCGAACCTCGGCTTTAGGGTGTACGGAGAGAGGTTCCCCATAGCCGAGGAAACGAGGGTTATATGCGAGCACTTCAACCTCGACCCGCTGGCGCTCATAAGCTCGGGGGCCCTCCTGATAGCGGCGCCGCCGGAGAGAGCTAAAAAGGTGGTTGATGCACTCAGGGCGGAGGGCATCACCGCGGAGGTCATAGGCGAGTTCCTAGAGGAGAAAAAGAGGGTTATCGTGGTGGACGGGGAGGAGAGGCCCCTTCCCCAGCCAAAAACTGACGAACTGTGGAAGGTTGTCTGA
- a CDS encoding glycosyltransferase family 39 protein — translation MKRKRFILLTFPVLLYIVTRLPLLVPMNEYMDYDEGTYLMIARFINHGILPYRDIYAVHPPLYYYLLALWMRIFGDTYIVGRALSFFLGLLALFVAYLVGRELRDWKLGVAFSTLLALDPLMVHMNTVVYHETSIELFALLSMYYFVRYFKTGEFKHAYISVFAAAVGSTSKFTILPYLLALYMTILFSRRDELWDYLTDAANVVFNRKQGTVVLMAYLAMTLVSISAVMFYPTNLTRLLIIVPGISSITIVGQKFAVALMLILWGTLTVYVFNASYVRKIAHAISMILGEWRTAVKLGLVAVAGKAVIEIPLGLFVGFDYFNQTYIAQGGRYLPIITLFELLNNFLTALKDREPEFLYSYTPLLFLLLAYFFVSSRGKVRLNAYLRNLALMNIAIYFFVAPVLPNMRFLYPLVLVGYLLLLDAIWGGVLEVKKAVSLVVVGIVFLGMINYGVAVNYPAGKLRLGWAVHSRELRDDLEDYIKREGLDGETYYSVNPMNAYYLGLKTPPYMLDNFGVFYLARENSTGLLHYLSKHNVSYIVFSTWMYTIKDRDTTLKRNYDSLIRTARMNFTLAFAESYENGNVLELYWMSNDSRNLSVTSSHGEVALLVDSTEVAYIHAFNNTTEFNTKTMLSWEGSSYTVRQWSENGSATYQLKQVPDEILIVIPNDMSITLEFNDGIVVQTLENGEAVILHPKFSLYISGIEEIKRVNDKKARLFGKEIILKLTH, via the coding sequence ATGAAGAGGAAGAGGTTCATTCTACTTACTTTCCCGGTGCTCCTTTACATCGTTACGAGGTTGCCCCTACTTGTCCCAATGAACGAGTACATGGACTACGATGAGGGAACCTATCTTATGATCGCCCGTTTCATCAATCACGGAATCCTTCCGTACCGCGACATTTACGCCGTCCACCCTCCCCTGTATTATTACCTCCTGGCCCTCTGGATGAGAATCTTTGGGGATACATACATTGTTGGAAGGGCACTCTCCTTCTTTCTTGGGCTCCTGGCGCTCTTTGTAGCTTATCTGGTTGGAAGGGAGCTCAGAGACTGGAAACTTGGGGTTGCGTTCAGCACTCTGCTTGCCCTCGACCCGCTCATGGTGCACATGAACACCGTGGTTTACCATGAGACATCAATAGAGCTGTTTGCCCTCCTCTCAATGTATTACTTTGTTAGGTACTTTAAGACTGGGGAGTTTAAGCACGCTTACATTTCCGTTTTCGCCGCCGCCGTTGGTAGTACATCGAAATTTACAATACTTCCCTACCTCTTGGCCCTCTACATGACAATACTGTTTTCAAGGAGAGATGAATTGTGGGATTACCTAACGGATGCGGCAAACGTTGTGTTCAACAGAAAGCAGGGCACGGTAGTACTAATGGCATACCTCGCGATGACTCTGGTCTCGATATCCGCGGTGATGTTTTATCCCACCAACCTCACGAGACTCCTAATTATTGTGCCTGGAATTTCATCAATAACCATAGTGGGTCAGAAGTTTGCGGTAGCGCTTATGCTCATCCTTTGGGGGACGCTAACGGTTTACGTGTTCAATGCAAGCTACGTCAGGAAAATTGCCCACGCCATTTCCATGATTCTTGGGGAGTGGAGGACTGCAGTCAAGCTGGGACTTGTGGCGGTGGCCGGAAAGGCTGTTATAGAGATACCTTTGGGATTGTTTGTTGGCTTTGACTACTTTAACCAGACGTACATTGCCCAAGGAGGGCGCTACCTGCCGATAATAACTCTCTTTGAATTGTTAAATAATTTCTTGACTGCACTAAAGGATAGGGAACCGGAATTTTTGTATTCCTATACCCCCCTCTTATTCCTCCTGCTGGCATACTTTTTTGTCTCCTCGAGGGGAAAAGTTCGTCTTAACGCATATTTAAGGAATCTAGCGCTGATGAACATTGCGATATACTTCTTCGTGGCTCCGGTCCTTCCAAACATGCGCTTTTTGTATCCTCTTGTGCTCGTAGGGTACCTGCTCCTCCTCGATGCCATCTGGGGGGGTGTGCTGGAGGTGAAAAAAGCGGTATCCCTGGTGGTCGTGGGGATAGTGTTCCTTGGGATGATAAACTACGGCGTGGCCGTGAACTACCCCGCCGGCAAGCTGAGGCTGGGGTGGGCCGTTCACTCAAGGGAGCTTCGGGATGACCTTGAGGATTACATAAAACGTGAGGGATTGGATGGGGAGACGTATTATTCAGTTAACCCCATGAACGCGTACTACCTGGGACTTAAGACGCCCCCGTACATGCTGGACAACTTTGGAGTTTTCTACCTTGCCAGGGAGAACTCCACGGGATTACTCCACTATCTGTCCAAACATAACGTTTCGTACATCGTATTCAGCACGTGGATGTACACCATAAAAGATAGGGACACAACGCTGAAGAGGAACTACGACTCCCTGATAAGAACCGCGAGGATGAACTTCACCCTCGCTTTTGCGGAGTCATACGAGAATGGGAACGTTTTGGAGCTATATTGGATGAGCAACGATTCTCGCAACCTCAGCGTCACGAGCTCCCATGGAGAGGTAGCACTGCTCGTAGACAGCACGGAGGTTGCGTATATTCATGCCTTTAACAACACCACTGAGTTTAACACGAAAACCATGCTAAGCTGGGAAGGCTCCTCCTACACCGTGAGGCAGTGGTCTGAAAACGGGAGTGCAACCTATCAGTTAAAGCAGGTACCAGACGAGATATTGATTGTCATCCCAAATGATATGAGCATAACCCTTGAATTTAATGATGGCATCGTGGTGCAAACCCTCGAAAACGGGGAGGCGGTCATTTTACACCCGAAATTCAGCCTTTACATATCCGGCATTGAGGAAATAAAAAGAGTAAACGATAAAAAAGCGAGGCTATTCGGGAAGGAGATAATCCTAAAACTCACCCATTAA